A genomic stretch from Bradyrhizobium quebecense includes:
- a CDS encoding acetate/propionate family kinase has product MDTILVVNAGSSSVKFQIFLVEGEGRLRRQIKGQVDGIGSRPRLRARGVSGDPLADRAYPIEAIPDVPAAMGIAGAWLRDELRIHPIAVGHRVVHGGPDFDRPVLIDHGVVARLDRFVSLAPLHQPHNLAPIRSILAGFPALPQVACFDTAFHRTHSAVADHYAIPRQLHADGVRRYGFHGLSYEYIARALPQVAPDIAKRGVIVAHLGSGASMCALKEGRSVESTMGFTALDGLPMGTRPGQIDPGVVLYLLSEKGMSASDVQKFLYRDCGLKGLSGISNDMRELEASEDANARLAIDYFVYRIGLNAGMLAAALQGPDAFVFTAGIGENSATIRARVGEHLGWLGVTLDPAENSRHASLISGPDSLIPVYVVPTDEELMIAQHTLSLLINRPSPNPKQARVS; this is encoded by the coding sequence ATGGATACCATCCTCGTCGTCAACGCAGGCTCCTCAAGCGTAAAGTTCCAGATCTTTTTGGTCGAGGGGGAGGGCAGACTGCGGCGGCAGATCAAGGGCCAGGTCGACGGAATTGGCAGTCGGCCGCGCTTGCGGGCAAGAGGTGTGAGCGGCGATCCGCTGGCTGACCGCGCCTATCCGATTGAAGCCATTCCGGATGTCCCGGCCGCAATGGGCATCGCTGGCGCTTGGTTGCGAGACGAGCTTCGCATCCACCCGATAGCAGTCGGGCATCGCGTGGTGCACGGCGGTCCGGACTTCGACCGGCCGGTCCTGATTGACCACGGGGTGGTCGCCCGCCTGGACCGGTTCGTCAGCCTCGCACCGCTGCATCAGCCGCACAATCTGGCGCCGATCCGCTCGATCCTCGCTGGCTTTCCGGCATTGCCGCAGGTCGCCTGTTTCGACACCGCGTTTCACCGTACGCACAGCGCGGTCGCCGATCATTACGCGATTCCGCGTCAGCTCCACGCCGACGGCGTGCGGCGGTACGGCTTTCACGGCCTGTCCTACGAATACATCGCAAGAGCCTTGCCACAGGTCGCGCCCGATATCGCGAAGCGCGGGGTGATCGTCGCCCATCTCGGCAGCGGTGCCTCGATGTGTGCGCTGAAGGAAGGGCGGAGCGTCGAGAGCACCATGGGCTTCACCGCGCTGGATGGTCTGCCGATGGGAACGCGTCCCGGTCAGATCGATCCCGGCGTTGTGCTCTATCTTCTATCCGAGAAGGGAATGTCGGCATCGGACGTGCAGAAGTTCCTCTATCGGGATTGCGGATTGAAGGGGCTTTCCGGCATCAGCAACGATATGCGGGAGCTTGAGGCCAGTGAAGACGCCAACGCCAGATTGGCGATCGACTATTTCGTTTATCGGATCGGGCTCAATGCCGGCATGCTTGCGGCCGCGTTGCAGGGGCCGGACGCCTTCGTCTTCACGGCCGGTATTGGCGAGAACTCCGCAACCATCCGCGCACGCGTGGGAGAGCACCTTGGTTGGCTCGGTGTCACGCTGGATCCTGCCGAGAATTCCCGCCACGCGTCTCTCATATCGGGCCCTGATAGCCTCATTCCGGTCTATGTCGTGCCGACCGACGAGGAATTGATGATCGCTCAGCACACGCTGTCGCTCCTGATCAACAGGCCATCGCCGAACCCCAAACAAGCGAGGGTGTCATGA
- a CDS encoding DUF3141 domain-containing protein, with the protein MSTETPNLPGGAMSGLVASAVEYMVDAGQRSVLFLDIMRRRGDQYREHVAQTAPHVLQYAAELIIDGRKLDEPVNYALVRIIPPAGVEIDPERRPFIVVDPRAGHGPGIGGFKADSEIGVAMKAGHTCYFVGFLPEPMPGQTIERIARAEARFIEKVISLHPKADGKPCVIGNCQAGWAVMILASLRPELFGPLIIAGAPLAYWAGVHGKYPMRYSGGLLGGSWLTALTGDLGAGKFDGAWLVQNFENQNPSNTLWTKQYNVYSKVDTEADRYLEFERWWGGHVNLNAEEIQFIVDELFIGNNLAAGKIEMSDGQKVDLRNIRSPIVVFCSKGDNVTPPQQALDWILDCYADVDEIRAYGQTIVYTVHESIGHLGIFVSGGVAKKEHAEFSSNIDLIDVLPPGLYEATFEAKGEETTSSDLVVGQWVMRCEARTLDDIRAMGGNSPEDERRFATAKRVSELNLAAYKKFVQPWIKSMVTPQMAETMRNLHPLRLQYEALSSHNPWMTAVKSAADDIEESRKPVSKDNPFLVFQEQMSKQIVHMLDSWRDSQEALSEAIFLNVYGSPALQAAVGIDPKSEPSRRREMPPEHRAMLEKRIAELKSKIGDGGLREAGIRGLLYAGSVRGMVDERSLEALRNLRRQDTGARMTLSEFKMLVREQFFMLLLDQEAALAAIPKLLPENANERRAAFAAIREVLSASSEISGEVANRLNRVGELFGVDAGAASKVAPFDPKAKAS; encoded by the coding sequence CTGAATTGATCATCGACGGTCGCAAGCTGGATGAACCGGTCAACTACGCGCTCGTCCGCATCATTCCGCCCGCGGGCGTCGAGATCGATCCGGAGCGGCGGCCGTTCATCGTGGTCGATCCGCGCGCCGGGCACGGTCCCGGAATTGGCGGGTTCAAGGCCGATAGCGAGATCGGCGTTGCGATGAAGGCTGGGCATACCTGCTACTTCGTCGGGTTCCTGCCGGAACCGATGCCCGGGCAGACCATCGAGCGCATCGCGCGCGCCGAAGCGCGGTTCATCGAGAAGGTTATCAGCCTGCATCCCAAGGCTGACGGCAAGCCCTGCGTGATCGGCAATTGCCAGGCTGGCTGGGCTGTCATGATTCTGGCGTCGCTGCGGCCGGAGCTGTTCGGGCCGTTGATCATCGCCGGCGCTCCGCTCGCCTATTGGGCGGGTGTGCACGGCAAATATCCGATGCGCTATTCGGGCGGCCTGTTGGGCGGGAGCTGGTTGACCGCGCTGACCGGCGATCTCGGGGCCGGCAAGTTCGACGGCGCCTGGCTGGTGCAGAACTTCGAAAACCAGAATCCCTCGAACACGCTGTGGACCAAGCAGTACAATGTCTATTCCAAGGTCGACACCGAGGCCGATCGCTACCTCGAATTCGAGCGTTGGTGGGGCGGCCACGTCAACCTGAATGCCGAGGAGATCCAGTTCATCGTCGATGAGCTTTTCATCGGCAACAACCTCGCTGCCGGCAAGATCGAGATGTCCGACGGCCAGAAGGTCGATCTGCGCAACATCAGGTCTCCGATCGTGGTGTTCTGCTCCAAGGGCGACAATGTCACCCCGCCGCAGCAGGCGCTGGACTGGATTCTTGATTGCTATGCCGACGTCGACGAAATCAGGGCGTATGGGCAGACGATCGTCTACACGGTTCACGAAAGCATCGGCCATCTCGGCATCTTCGTGTCCGGCGGGGTCGCAAAGAAGGAGCATGCGGAATTTTCCAGCAACATCGATCTGATCGATGTGCTGCCGCCGGGACTTTACGAGGCGACGTTCGAAGCCAAGGGCGAAGAAACCACAAGCTCCGATCTCGTCGTCGGCCAATGGGTGATGCGCTGCGAAGCGCGGACACTCGACGACATTCGTGCCATGGGCGGCAACTCGCCCGAGGACGAGCGGCGCTTTGCCACCGCCAAGCGTGTCTCGGAGCTCAATCTCGCCGCCTACAAGAAATTCGTCCAGCCGTGGATCAAGAGCATGGTGACACCGCAGATGGCGGAAACGATGCGCAATCTGCATCCGCTGCGGCTCCAGTATGAGGCCCTCAGCAGCCATAATCCGTGGATGACGGCAGTGAAGTCGGCCGCTGACGACATAGAAGAGAGCCGCAAGCCGGTTTCGAAGGACAATCCCTTCCTGGTATTTCAGGAGCAGATGTCCAAGCAGATCGTGCATATGCTGGATAGCTGGCGTGACTCGCAGGAGGCGCTGAGCGAGGCGATCTTCCTCAACGTCTATGGCTCGCCGGCGCTGCAGGCGGCCGTCGGCATCGATCCGAAGTCCGAGCCATCGCGCAGGCGCGAAATGCCGCCCGAACACCGTGCAATGCTCGAGAAGCGGATCGCGGAACTGAAGTCCAAGATCGGTGACGGCGGCCTTCGCGAAGCGGGAATTCGTGGCCTGCTCTATGCCGGATCGGTGCGAGGGATGGTCGACGAACGCAGCCTCGAGGCGCTGCGCAACTTGCGCCGCCAGGATACAGGTGCGCGCATGACGCTGTCCGAGTTCAAGATGCTGGTCCGGGAGCAGTTCTTCATGCTGCTGCTGGACCAGGAGGCTGCGTTGGCGGCAATACCTAAATTGTTGCCCGAGAATGCCAATGAACGTCGCGCGGCCTTTGCGGCGATCCGGGAGGTGCTGTCAGCCAGCAGCGAAATTTCGGGTGAAGTCGCCAATCGCCTCAATCGTGTTGGTGAGTTGTTCGGCGTCGATGCAGGGGCGGCGTCGAAAGTTGCCCCTTTCGATCCCAAGGCGAAAGCGTCGTAA
- a CDS encoding phosphate acetyltransferase gives MSADTQLPSKYDRLIAAAKAVSAVPTIVVHPCDETSLRGTVESARAGIIRPILVGPERKIRDTASKHGLDISGFEIVDAAHSEEAASKSVELIHAAKGEMLMKGSLHTDELMRAVTAKVGGLRTDRRISHVFVMDVPAYAETLFVTDAAINIFPDLDAKRDIIQNAIDLYNEAGFGKTPRVAILSAVETVTTKIPSTIEAAALCKMADRGQITGGVLDGPLAFDNAIDLEAARIKGIKSEVAGRAQILLVPDLEAGNMLAKNLAYFAKADGAGIVLGARVPVVLTSRADSARARMASCAVAALYANARRRHAPTVAA, from the coding sequence ATGTCAGCCGACACGCAGTTACCCAGCAAGTACGACCGCCTGATCGCGGCGGCGAAGGCCGTGTCTGCGGTCCCGACCATTGTTGTGCACCCTTGCGATGAGACTTCGCTGCGCGGCACGGTCGAGAGCGCGAGGGCCGGCATCATCCGACCGATCCTGGTCGGTCCCGAGAGGAAGATCAGGGACACCGCAAGCAAGCATGGTCTCGACATCTCCGGCTTCGAGATCGTCGATGCCGCGCATAGCGAGGAAGCCGCCTCCAAGAGTGTCGAACTGATCCACGCTGCCAAAGGCGAAATGCTCATGAAGGGCAGCCTGCACACCGACGAACTGATGCGCGCTGTCACTGCAAAAGTGGGCGGCCTGCGCACCGATCGTCGCATCAGCCATGTGTTCGTGATGGACGTGCCGGCCTATGCCGAAACGCTGTTCGTGACGGACGCGGCGATCAACATCTTTCCGGACCTCGACGCCAAGCGCGACATCATCCAGAACGCAATTGATCTCTATAACGAGGCCGGGTTCGGCAAAACGCCGCGCGTGGCGATCCTGTCTGCGGTCGAAACCGTCACCACCAAGATTCCGTCGACGATCGAGGCGGCGGCGCTCTGCAAGATGGCTGACCGCGGCCAGATCACCGGCGGTGTGCTCGACGGGCCGCTGGCGTTCGACAATGCGATCGACCTGGAGGCAGCACGAATAAAGGGCATCAAGTCCGAGGTCGCTGGCCGGGCGCAGATCCTGCTCGTTCCCGATCTCGAGGCCGGCAATATGCTGGCCAAGAACCTCGCTTATTTTGCCAAGGCGGATGGTGCCGGTATCGTGCTCGGCGCCCGGGTTCCGGTCGTTTTGACGTCGCGCGCGGACTCGGCGCGCGCGCGAATGGCGTCTTGTGCGGTGGCGGCGCTCTACGCCAATGCGCGGCGCCGGCATGCTCCGACAGTAGCGGCGTGA